The following proteins are co-located in the Flavobacterium sp. CECT 9288 genome:
- a CDS encoding Nif3-like dinuclear metal center hexameric protein yields the protein MKIKEIIYVLEEMAPTAYAEEFDNIGLLVGDQETEATGILVCHDALEAIIDEAIAKKCNLVVCFHPILFSGLKKITGKNYVERAVIKAIKNDIAIYAVHTALDNHQEGVNKIFSDALGLINTKILIPKEQFIRKLVTYAPLDNAEIVRSALFAAGAGNIGNYENCSFSSTGTGTFRGNQNSNPVVGDRHELVQSTEVKIEVTYEKHLERKILTALFNSHIYEEVAHEIYTLQNKHQNIGLGMIGELQEPMQETEFLTFVKKQMDCGGIRHSSFTGNKIKKVAVLGGAGSFAISNAIQAGADAYLTADLKYHQFYEAENKLLLADIGHFESERYTKNYIVEYLRKKILNFAIILSEENSNPVKYL from the coding sequence ATGAAAATCAAAGAAATAATTTACGTACTCGAAGAAATGGCTCCCACTGCCTATGCCGAAGAATTTGATAATATAGGATTACTTGTAGGCGATCAAGAGACCGAAGCTACCGGAATTTTAGTTTGTCATGATGCTCTAGAGGCTATTATAGATGAAGCTATTGCAAAAAAATGCAATCTTGTCGTGTGTTTTCATCCGATTTTATTTTCTGGATTAAAAAAGATAACCGGAAAAAATTATGTAGAGCGTGCTGTTATTAAAGCCATAAAAAATGATATCGCTATATACGCCGTTCATACTGCCCTGGATAATCATCAAGAAGGTGTCAATAAAATATTTAGTGATGCTCTTGGGTTGATCAATACAAAAATCCTGATTCCTAAAGAGCAATTTATTCGAAAACTAGTGACTTACGCCCCGCTTGACAATGCCGAAATCGTTCGGTCTGCTTTATTTGCAGCAGGCGCTGGCAACATAGGCAATTATGAAAACTGTAGTTTTAGCTCTACTGGAACGGGAACTTTCAGAGGCAATCAAAACAGTAATCCCGTTGTAGGAGACCGTCATGAACTTGTTCAAAGCACCGAAGTCAAAATAGAAGTGACTTATGAGAAACATTTGGAACGCAAAATTCTTACTGCTCTATTTAACAGCCACATTTATGAAGAAGTTGCTCATGAAATATACACCCTGCAAAACAAACATCAAAACATTGGCTTAGGAATGATAGGCGAACTTCAAGAACCCATGCAAGAAACTGAATTTCTTACCTTTGTAAAAAAGCAAATGGACTGTGGTGGTATCAGACACTCTAGTTTTACGGGTAATAAAATAAAAAAAGTAGCCGTACTTGGTGGAGCTGGAAGTTTTGCTATTTCAAATGCAATTCAAGCTGGAGCAGATGCTTATTTAACAGCTGATTTAAAATACCATCAGTTTTATGAAGCCGAAAACAAGCTCCTTTTAGCAGATATTGGACATTTTGAAAGCGAACGCTATACAAAAAATTATATTGTAGAGTATCTT